The following proteins are co-located in the Phragmites australis chromosome 10, lpPhrAust1.1, whole genome shotgun sequence genome:
- the LOC133883764 gene encoding pathogen-associated molecular patterns-induced protein A70-like, with translation MLEEAIPALWSAVHGWFTPAVLFLVLNLVIGTIAVTSKAAAPAAAEEDGAEAAGGAGGGGGEQHRRLSRVPSMAFDRLRSFNLSRFAAPAPEPAVASVMDLGYEQPAVTVDREEGVVEVEREPEYEHMERSRSEAAAEAELPRLPARLHKSASDKSAFAHFESEEVEEAVEARRPATTREGVAARRGSRLPVAEPEEDAEDEGAASGGEVDARADDFINRFRHQLKLQRMDSILRYRETIRRGQAAAGGV, from the coding sequence atgCTGGAGGAGGCGATACCCGCGCTGTGGAGCGCCGTGCACGGATGGTTCACCCCCGCGGTGCTGTTCCTCGTCCTCAACCTCGTCATCGGCACCATCGCCGTCACCTCCAAggccgccgcgccggcggcTGCGGAGGAGGACGGTGCTGAGGCTGctggtggagctggcggaggcggcggggagCAGCATAGGAGGCTGTCCCGCGTGCCGTCGATGGCGTTCGACCGGCTGCGGTCCTTCAACCTGTCCCGCTTCGCCGCCCCCGCGCCGGAGCCCGCCGTGGCCAGCGTGATGGATCTGGGGTACGAGCAGCCCGCTGTGACGGTGGACAGGGAGGAGGGCGTGGTCGAGGTCGAGCGCGAACCGGAGTACGAGCACATGGAGAGGAGCAggtcggaggcggcggcggaggcggagctgCCGCGGCTGCCGGCGAGGCTGCACAAGTCGGCCAGCGACAAGTCGGCGTTCGCGCACTTCGAGtccgaggaggtggaggaggccgtGGAGGCGCGCCGCCCGGCGACGACGAGGGAGGGGGTGGCGGCGCGCCGCGGCAGCCGGCTCCCCGTGGCGGAGCCGGAGGAGGACGCCGAAGACGAGGGCGCCGCCTCCGGTGGCGAGGTGGACGCGCGCGCGGACGACTTCATTAACAGGTTCCGGCACCAGCTGAAGCTGCAGCGCATGGACTCCATCCTCCGCTACAGGGAGACGATCCGCCGCGgccaggcggcggcggggggcgTGTAG